A genomic stretch from Alosa sapidissima isolate fAloSap1 chromosome 3, fAloSap1.pri, whole genome shotgun sequence includes:
- the mmd2a gene encoding monocyte to macrophage differentiation factor 2a — translation MDFKKTKYGRFMNSRVPPTKRYQPTEYEHAANCATHGLWIIPSILGGTLLYFQSDDHWKSVTAWMYGSGLSGLFIMSTMFHTISWKKSHLRAMEQRFHMCDRMAIYFFIAASYSPWLNLRELGPWAAHMRWVVWIMACVGSAYVFFFHERYKILELLCYVTMGVVPALVLLSMANRDGVLELSVGGVFYCLGVVFFKSDGLIPFAHAIWHVFVAIGAGIHYYAIYAYLYSTESGYMKTSR, via the exons ATTCATGAACAGTAGAGTTCCTCCTACCAAGAGGTATCAGCCCACAGAATACGAACATGCTGCCAACTGTGCCACCCATGGG CTTTGGATAATTCCTAGCATCCTGGGTGGGACTCTGCTCTACTTTCAGTCAGATGACCACTGGAAGTCCGTCACAGCCTGGATGTATGGTAGTGGGCTGTCCGGCTTGTTCATCATGTCAACCATGTTCCATACCATATCCTGGAAGAAAAGTCACCTCAG GGCTATGGAGCAGCGCTTTCACATGTGCGACCGGATGGCCATCTACTTCTTCATCGCTGCTTCCTATTCCCCCTG GCTCAACCTAAGAGAGCTGGGGCCCTGGGCTGCTCACATGCGCTGGGTGGTGTGGATCATGGCGTGCGTCGGCTCTGCGTACGTCTTCTTCTTTCATGAGAG GTACAAGATTTTAGAGCTGCTCTGTTACGTAACCATGGGTGTTGTCCCTgccttggtgttgttgtccatG GCTAACCGAGACGGCGTGCTGGAACTTTCCGTGGGTGGTGTCTTCTACTGCCTTGGTGTCGTCTTCTTCAAGAGTGACGGCCTCATTCCTTTCGCCCATGCCATCTGGCACGTCTTCGTGGCCATTGGAGCAGGCATCCACTACTACGCCATCTACGCCTATCTGTATTCGACGGAGAGCGGTTACATGAAGACGTCCAGGTGA